Genomic window (Actinomycetota bacterium):
CCGATCCACCATCGGGACCCTCCTCGGAGCAGCCGAGACCTACGTCCGCGACGACCTCGCGTGCGGGGGTTCCCCCAACCGGGGCCGCGACCGTCTGTCCGGCCGCGGCGGAGCGAGGCTGCACGGCGCGGACGACGGAACCTGAGGAGGCCTCCGTGACGATAGGCGCTACCGCCGCGGACCGAGCCGCCTCGGGCGCCCTCACGGGAGCCGGCCCGGGGGCACCCGCACCGAGCAGACCCCCGGCCGCGAGCCCCGCAGCGAGGCAGCCGGCGGTGAGGGCCTCCTGCCACCGCTGGAGCCTGGCCAGGAAGGTGCCCGGGACGAAACCGGACCGCTCCAACGCCGCCCTCAACCTCTCCCGTGCGCGACACAGCAGCGTGTGCGTGGCTCCCTGCGTGAGGTCGAAGGTCCGGGCGACCTCTCGTGCGTCGCCCGTGTTCGCGTAGACGACCAGAGCGTCACGGTAGCGCGGGGGCAGGGTCGCCAACGCGACCCTGACGGCCCGTCGATCCTCGGCCGTCATGACCTGGTCCTCCGGGCCCACCGTCAGGTCGGTGACCATCCGGTCCATCTCCTCGGACCCGCCGCTGGCGACCTCGCGTGCGCGTCGCGCGCGGTCGACGGCGAGGTTCCGCGTGACGGTGCGCAGCCACGGCAGCGCGCGCGGGTCGACCCCCTTGGCGAGGGCCCGGGCCAGCGCCTCCTGCACCAGGTCCTCGCCGTCCTTGCGGGCCAGCCGCGATGCGGTCGCGCTCAGCTGGCGTATGGCAGCCCGCAGGTCCGATTCCGCCGTGCTCACGAGGAGAGTCTACTCAGGTGAGTCCAGCCCCGATCGCGGGATGTCCGATATGTCGGAGGGGCCCCTCGCGGGGCCCTCGAACATTGGATCACGCAGCTTCAGGGGAGCCTTTCGCAGGTCGACTCGTTCACGACCGATCGGCCGTTCACGGTCAACGAAGCGCTCGCACAGACGGAGCCGCCTGCGTGCGCCGGAGACGAGGCGATCAGCGACAGCACCGCCACGCCCACGACGGCCACCGCCTTCGCGATCAGACTCCGCATGCCTCCTCCACTCGGCCGGGCGTGCGACGTCCGGGACCGGGGGGAGGTCCCGGACGTCGCGAACGGGGACGGGTACCTGCGTCCGCACGCCCACGATGACGGCCGCTCGCCCTCCGCTCGGAGATGGATACGCGCCGGGAGCCGGCGACCTTACAGCCCGAGTCGCTCGGAGATCAGCGACCGGACGACCTCCGGGTTCGCGCGACCCTGGGTCCGCTTCATGACCTGCCCGACGAGCGCGTTCACCGCCCCGAGCTTGCCGGAGCGGATCTGATCCACGAGCTTGGCGCTGTCCGCGATCACCTCGTCCACGACCCCCGTCAGCTCCTCGCTGCCCGAGATCTGGGCCAGGCCCTGCTCGGCCACGACCGTGGCCGGGTCGGCGCCCGTCTCGGCGACGGCGCGCAGCACGGTCCCCTTCGCGACCGAGATGGAGATCCTCTCCTCGTCGACGAGGGTCTGTAGCGCCACCACCTGCTCGGGCCCGACCCCCGCCTCGTGCGGCTCGACGCCCCTCTCGTTCGCCATCGCCGAGAGCTCGCCGATGTACCACCTGGCGATCGACCGGGGGTCGCCCGGGTAGGCGGCGACGGCGGACTCGTAGGCGTCCGCCAGAGCCTTCGTCGCCGTGAGCGTGCGCGCGTCGCGCTCGCTCAGCGCGTGTTCCTCGACGAGCCGGCGGCGGCGCTGGGAGGGGAGCTCCGGGAGGGAGGTCCGAACGCGATCCACCCACTCCCGGCTCGGCGCGAGCGGGACGAGGTCGGGATCGGGGAAGTACCGGTAGTCCTCGCTCCCCTCCTTCGATCGTCCGGGCAGCGTCCGTCCGGACGCCTCGTCGAAATGCCTCGTCTCCTGGACGACCCGGCCCCCCGACCCCACCAGCTCGGTCTGGCGCTCGATCTCGTGGGCCAGTGCGCGCTGGACGGACCGGATCGAGTTCATGTTCTTCACCTCGGCCTTCGTTCCCAGCGCCGTCTCCCCCACCGGACGGATGGAC
Coding sequences:
- a CDS encoding RNA polymerase sigma factor yields the protein MSTAESDLRAAIRQLSATASRLARKDGEDLVQEALARALAKGVDPRALPWLRTVTRNLAVDRARRAREVASGGSEEMDRMVTDLTVGPEDQVMTAEDRRAVRVALATLPPRYRDALVVYANTGDAREVARTFDLTQGATHTLLCRARERLRAALERSGFVPGTFLARLQRWQEALTAGCLAAGLAAGGLLGAGAPGPAPVRAPEAARSAAVAPIVTEASSGSVVRAVQPRSAAAGQTVAAPVGGTPAREVVADVGLGCSEEGPDGGSGPVVGVRIENGTEDTPVDVLADALRGRPDGTPGGCV